The Natranaerovirga hydrolytica genome window below encodes:
- a CDS encoding septum formation initiator family protein produces MKSKKKRRKSNSIKPLMVLLVMFITVIFLRISTLYSENIELERREEELNQLIQIEIEKQEEIKEQEAYIHSEEYIEKLAREKLGLIKEDEIILLPENH; encoded by the coding sequence GTGAAGTCAAAGAAAAAAAGAAGAAAATCAAATAGTATAAAACCTTTAATGGTATTACTTGTGATGTTTATTACAGTCATATTCCTTAGAATATCAACATTGTATAGTGAGAATATAGAGCTTGAAAGAAGAGAAGAAGAATTAAACCAGCTGATTCAGATAGAAATAGAAAAGCAAGAAGAAATAAAAGAACAAGAAGCCTATATCCACTCAGAGGAGTACATAGAAAAGCTTGCTAGAGAAAAACTAGGCTTAATAAAAGAAGACGAGATTATATTATTACCTGAAAATCATTAA